A genomic segment from Paraburkholderia hayleyella encodes:
- a CDS encoding YceI family protein encodes MMLAVGALAGSLSLGALAADTYQLDPTHTYPSFETDHFGGLSIWRGKFTKSSGTVTLDRAAKTGTVEVTIDPASVQTGNAKLDEKLGSAEFFDVAKFPTAIYKGTQIRFEGDKPVEVVGSLTMHGVTKPLNLKIESFKCMQHPLYKREACGVEASAQFNRADYGLDYGRKYGFHMETKLHIQAEGIKQ; translated from the coding sequence CTGATGCTTGCCGTGGGGGCATTGGCGGGATCGTTGTCGCTGGGCGCACTGGCGGCCGATACTTATCAGCTTGACCCGACGCATACCTATCCGAGCTTCGAAACCGATCACTTCGGCGGGTTATCGATCTGGCGCGGCAAGTTCACCAAAAGCAGTGGCACGGTCACGCTTGATCGCGCGGCGAAAACCGGGACGGTCGAGGTCACGATTGATCCCGCCTCAGTTCAGACCGGCAACGCGAAGCTCGATGAAAAACTGGGCAGTGCCGAATTTTTCGACGTAGCGAAGTTTCCGACAGCGATTTACAAAGGCACGCAGATTCGCTTCGAAGGCGACAAGCCGGTCGAGGTGGTGGGCAGCCTCACCATGCACGGCGTGACCAAGCCGCTGAACCTGAAGATCGAATCATTCAAGTGCATGCAGCATCCGCTGTACAAGCGCGAGGCGTGTGGCGTAGAGGCTAGCGCGCAGTTCAACCGCGCTGATTATGGCCTCGATTACGGCCGCAAATATGGCTTCCATATGGAAACGAAACTGCATATCCAGGCCGAAGGCATCAAGCAGTAA
- a CDS encoding YceI family protein has product MKASFYRYMLAAFAAASLTFSGSAVAQVDLAKSSVSAISKQMNVPIEGKFKKFSAQIVFDPAKPTAGSAQLTVNVDSYDLGDESYNEQVRGKDWFDAKGFPVATFVSSAIAPAGGNQYKVTGKLTLKGKTQTVVVPVTVTQQGASQVFAGALPVKRLQFDIGTGEWKDTSVVADEVVIKFHLVAARK; this is encoded by the coding sequence ATGAAAGCTTCGTTTTACCGCTACATGCTGGCGGCATTTGCTGCGGCTTCGCTTACGTTTTCTGGCAGTGCCGTAGCCCAGGTCGATCTGGCCAAAAGCAGCGTGAGCGCTATTTCGAAACAGATGAACGTGCCGATCGAAGGCAAGTTCAAGAAATTCAGCGCCCAGATCGTGTTCGATCCAGCCAAACCCACCGCAGGCAGCGCGCAGTTGACGGTCAACGTCGACAGCTATGACCTCGGCGACGAAAGCTATAACGAGCAGGTGCGTGGCAAGGACTGGTTCGATGCCAAAGGGTTTCCTGTGGCGACGTTTGTCTCAAGCGCGATTGCGCCTGCGGGTGGCAACCAGTACAAGGTCACAGGCAAGCTGACGCTCAAGGGCAAGACTCAAACCGTCGTGGTGCCCGTGACGGTGACGCAGCAAGGTGCATCGCAGGTGTTCGCCGGGGCGTTGCCGGTCAAGCGTTTGCAGTTCGATATCGGCACGGGTGAATGGAAAGACACCTCGGTGGTCGCTGATGAAGTCGTGATCAAGTTTCATCTCGTTGCAGCGCGCAAATAA
- a CDS encoding cytochrome b, which yields MADQASFSSGAARASYTRPAIALHWLIALLIVCGFALGWVMTDIPGFTPTKLRYFSWHKWIGVTIFALAVVRVIWRATHAAPPLPAATPPWQRAAAHLAHLALYLLMLVIPLSGYLYSSAANVPVVYLGLVPLPRLIAPDAELKVLLKTVHVVLNYSLLVLVVMHVAAALKHQWIDRDGLLSRMIPFLK from the coding sequence ATGGCAGATCAAGCTTCGTTCTCATCGGGTGCGGCGCGCGCATCCTACACCCGGCCTGCGATCGCGCTGCACTGGCTGATCGCGTTGCTGATTGTCTGCGGTTTTGCCCTTGGCTGGGTGATGACGGACATTCCCGGTTTTACACCCACCAAGCTGCGTTATTTCTCCTGGCATAAATGGATTGGCGTGACGATCTTCGCGCTGGCCGTGGTGCGTGTTATCTGGCGCGCCACGCATGCCGCGCCGCCGTTGCCCGCCGCCACGCCGCCGTGGCAGCGCGCGGCCGCCCATCTGGCGCATCTCGCGCTGTACCTGCTGATGCTGGTGATTCCGCTGTCCGGCTACTTATATAGTTCGGCGGCCAATGTGCCGGTGGTGTATCTCGGGCTCGTGCCGCTGCCACGCCTGATCGCGCCCGATGCCGAACTCAAGGTGCTGCTCAAGACCGTTCACGTTGTACTCAATTACAGCTTGCTGGTGCTGGTCGTGATGCATGTCGCGGCAGCGCTCAAGCATCAGTGGATCGACCGCGATGGCCTGCTGTCGCGCATGATTCCTTTCCTCAAATAG
- a CDS encoding paraquat-inducible protein A yields MEHDNLIACHECDALFRKPRLNDREMARCSRCGATLYHSASTRLDNITAMTLAALITFLIALSFPIVELETRGIRSQSSLFGAMLALWDEDMQIVAVMVFCSTVLFPLIELVALLYVLLPLRSGYVPHGLNGVLRAIQFVRPWGMIEVFMLGVLVTMIKMASLARVIPEASLFAFGALTLIFVAVVTFDPRTLWDLADDLAAGRAPRDRANGNSEASAPVLAEAPVLPPRQG; encoded by the coding sequence ATGGAACATGACAACCTGATTGCATGCCACGAGTGCGATGCCCTCTTTCGCAAGCCCCGGCTTAACGACCGCGAAATGGCACGCTGTTCGCGTTGTGGCGCCACGCTCTATCACAGCGCCTCAACCCGGCTCGACAACATCACCGCGATGACCCTCGCAGCGCTCATCACGTTTCTGATTGCCCTGTCGTTTCCCATCGTCGAGCTCGAAACCAGGGGCATCCGCTCCCAGTCGAGCCTGTTCGGCGCAATGCTGGCGCTCTGGGATGAGGACATGCAGATCGTCGCCGTGATGGTGTTTTGCTCAACGGTACTGTTTCCCCTCATCGAGCTAGTCGCGCTACTTTATGTCTTGCTGCCGCTGCGTTCCGGTTACGTGCCGCACGGTTTGAATGGCGTACTGCGCGCCATCCAGTTCGTGCGGCCATGGGGCATGATCGAAGTCTTCATGCTTGGGGTGCTGGTCACGATGATCAAGATGGCCAGCCTCGCGCGCGTGATTCCGGAAGCCTCGCTGTTCGCGTTTGGTGCGCTCACGTTAATCTTCGTCGCCGTCGTGACCTTCGATCCGCGCACCTTGTGGGATCTCGCCGATGACCTCGCCGCTGGCCGCGCGCCCCGTGACCGCGCCAACGGCAACAGCGAAGCTAGCGCTCCCGTCCTTGCTGAGGCGCCTGTCTTGCCTCCTCGTCAAGGATGA
- a CDS encoding paraquat-inducible protein A encodes MSYLTARCAGLIACHACGQVEAARHSAASQHPHPSCSRCGAALHSRNPDSLTRTWALLIAAVLLYIPANLLPIMHTASLVGEEDDTIMSGVVYFWTSGDWPLAVIVFVASILVPMLKLSVLVLLTYTAQRRSRWRQMERTTLYRAVERIGRWSMLDIFVVTLTVALVRFKSLAEITAGPGAIAFGSVVVLTMIASMQFDPRLIWDNVLTREPGRTKNGEEPPVNHSNQHDHDNQNAEGSHHD; translated from the coding sequence ATGAGCTACCTCACAGCCCGATGCGCCGGCCTGATTGCCTGCCACGCCTGCGGCCAGGTCGAAGCGGCCCGGCACAGCGCCGCATCGCAGCATCCGCACCCGTCCTGCTCGCGTTGCGGCGCGGCGCTGCATTCGCGCAATCCGGATAGCCTGACGCGAACTTGGGCGCTTCTGATCGCCGCGGTGCTGCTCTACATTCCGGCCAACCTGCTGCCGATCATGCATACCGCCTCGCTGGTCGGCGAAGAAGACGACACGATCATGAGCGGCGTCGTCTACTTCTGGACCTCCGGCGACTGGCCACTGGCCGTGATCGTCTTTGTTGCCAGCATCCTCGTGCCCATGCTCAAGCTCTCCGTGCTAGTGCTGCTGACGTACACCGCGCAGCGCCGCTCACGCTGGCGCCAGATGGAACGCACCACGCTCTATCGCGCCGTCGAGCGCATCGGCCGCTGGTCGATGCTCGATATCTTTGTCGTCACGCTCACCGTGGCCCTGGTACGCTTCAAATCGCTCGCCGAGATCACGGCGGGGCCGGGCGCGATTGCGTTCGGCTCGGTAGTGGTTCTGACGATGATCGCCTCCATGCAGTTCGACCCCCGTCTCATCTGGGATAACGTTCTAACCCGCGAACCCGGCCGTACAAAAAACGGCGAAGAGCCCCCCGTGAACCACAGCAACCAGCACGATCACGACAATCAGAACGCAGAGGGTTCCCATCATGACTAA
- a CDS encoding intermembrane transport protein PqiB gives MTNPQAPTPKPAVPPPPAGPDLPNPDIVAPRRSWLPSLVWVIPLVAALIGIALVVRSVYDKGPTITISFSSAEGLEPGKTQVKYKDVNIGAVKTITLSKNRSKVQVEVQLTKEASSFAVKGTRFWVVRPRIGASGVSGLGTLLSGAYIGVDAGRSDEKQKTFAGLETPPPITGDQKGHQYTLRGDSLGSIDIGSPILYRRLQVGQVVGFSLDKDGTGVTMQVFVAAPYDQYVGTNTRWWHASGVDLRLDSGGFTLNTQSLATVIVGGLSFQSPPGQAAGKQAPNNMTFRLSPDETEAMRDPDGPPLRVVMNFNQSLRGLAVGAPVDFRGIVLGQVSAIGIEYNPKTRSFMMPVTMNIYPNRLGKRFRDAVPHPDGIVGENFLQRLVKHGLRGQLRTGNLITSQLYVAVDIFPKAPPATINVNLDPLELPTIPNTLDELQLQVADIARKLDKIPFDQIGENLNSSLKNANQLFKRLDTEVVPQVHDTLASAKQTFSSAEATLQQGSPLQSDVHQALQELTRTLQSLNALSDYLERHPESLLRGKPGDKP, from the coding sequence ATGACTAATCCGCAAGCGCCGACACCCAAGCCTGCCGTCCCCCCTCCGCCCGCCGGGCCCGATTTACCCAATCCGGACATCGTCGCGCCACGGCGCAGCTGGCTGCCTTCGCTGGTCTGGGTGATTCCGCTGGTCGCCGCGCTGATCGGGATCGCGCTCGTGGTCAGATCGGTGTACGACAAGGGTCCGACTATCACGATCAGTTTCAGCAGCGCCGAAGGGCTCGAACCCGGCAAAACCCAGGTGAAATACAAGGACGTCAACATCGGCGCGGTCAAAACCATCACGCTGTCGAAAAACCGCTCGAAAGTGCAAGTCGAAGTGCAGCTCACCAAGGAGGCCTCGTCTTTTGCTGTCAAGGGCACGCGCTTTTGGGTGGTGCGTCCGCGCATTGGCGCGAGTGGCGTGTCGGGGCTCGGCACGCTGCTATCTGGCGCGTACATTGGCGTCGATGCGGGCCGCTCCGATGAGAAACAAAAAACCTTCGCCGGGCTCGAGACGCCACCGCCCATCACTGGCGACCAAAAAGGCCACCAGTACACGCTACGCGGCGATTCGCTGGGCTCGATCGACATCGGCTCGCCAATCCTCTACCGCCGCCTGCAAGTAGGCCAGGTGGTTGGCTTCTCGCTCGACAAGGATGGCACCGGTGTGACGATGCAAGTCTTCGTGGCGGCGCCCTACGATCAGTACGTCGGCACCAACACCCGCTGGTGGCATGCCAGCGGCGTCGACCTGCGGCTCGATTCAGGCGGCTTCACACTGAATACGCAATCGTTGGCAACCGTGATCGTAGGAGGCCTGTCGTTTCAGTCGCCGCCCGGTCAAGCCGCGGGCAAGCAGGCGCCGAACAACATGACGTTCCGCCTGAGCCCCGACGAAACCGAAGCCATGCGCGACCCCGACGGGCCACCGCTGCGCGTCGTGATGAATTTCAACCAGTCACTGCGCGGGCTGGCGGTGGGCGCACCGGTCGATTTCCGCGGCATCGTGCTAGGTCAGGTCAGCGCCATTGGCATCGAATACAACCCCAAGACTCGCAGCTTCATGATGCCGGTCACGATGAATATCTATCCGAACCGTCTCGGCAAGCGTTTCCGCGATGCCGTACCGCATCCCGATGGCATCGTGGGCGAAAACTTTCTGCAGCGTCTCGTCAAGCACGGGCTGCGTGGCCAGTTGCGCACAGGCAACCTGATCACGAGCCAGTTATACGTCGCGGTGGATATTTTCCCGAAAGCGCCGCCCGCTACGATCAACGTCAATCTCGATCCGCTTGAGCTCCCCACCATTCCCAACACGCTCGACGAGTTGCAACTGCAAGTGGCGGATATCGCCCGCAAGCTCGACAAGATACCGTTCGACCAGATCGGCGAGAACCTGAATAGCTCGCTGAAAAATGCCAACCAGCTCTTCAAGCGGCTCGATACCGAAGTCGTGCCCCAGGTACACGACACCCTGGCGTCGGCCAAACAAACTTTCAGTTCGGCTGAAGCGACGTTGCAGCAAGGCTCACCGTTGCAATCCGATGTTCACCAGGCGCTCCAGGAACTGACCCGCACGCTGCAATCGCTGAATGCACTGTCGGATTATCTGGAACGCCATCCCGAGTCGCTCTTGCGCGGCAAACCAGGAGATAAACCATGA
- a CDS encoding PqiC family protein, with protein MTLARLSHLRRRPLARTAACASLVASAALLTACASPSSNFYTLGGSDSASPSRLASTPALLIEVPRVEVPSQVARNQFVIQNDPLKVRVLEQERWISLPDAEIRRALSSSLTQQLDTFDVSGTPRPSGVPLYRVNFTVQRFESWPGSHALIDAVWSVRAVDNPGLAVLTCRSIENEPVKSGYEALADGHRRALQRIAAQIASGIRMLAAAPGPSGRRPPPAKPTPAALRLPCPASAATGAPSISGSSAPDAVPGRSG; from the coding sequence ATGACGCTTGCCCGGCTTTCTCATCTCCGGCGGCGCCCGCTGGCCCGAACCGCTGCGTGCGCCAGCCTCGTTGCGAGCGCGGCGCTGCTCACGGCGTGCGCCTCGCCCTCCAGCAACTTCTATACGCTGGGGGGCAGCGATTCCGCCAGCCCCTCACGCCTGGCCAGTACCCCCGCGCTGCTGATCGAAGTGCCGCGCGTCGAAGTGCCATCCCAGGTGGCACGTAACCAGTTCGTGATCCAGAACGATCCGCTCAAGGTGCGAGTGCTCGAACAGGAGCGCTGGATCTCGCTGCCTGACGCTGAAATCCGCCGTGCGCTCTCCTCCAGCCTGACGCAGCAACTGGACACTTTCGACGTCTCGGGCACGCCGCGCCCTTCGGGCGTGCCGCTGTATCGCGTGAACTTCACGGTGCAACGCTTCGAATCCTGGCCCGGCTCGCATGCCTTGATCGACGCGGTATGGAGCGTGCGGGCCGTGGACAACCCAGGCCTGGCCGTGCTGACCTGCCGCAGCATCGAGAATGAGCCCGTCAAGAGCGGCTATGAAGCCCTCGCCGATGGCCACCGGCGCGCACTTCAGCGCATCGCAGCCCAGATCGCCAGCGGCATCCGGATGCTGGCGGCGGCACCAGGCCCGTCAGGTAGGCGCCCCCCGCCAGCCAAACCCACCCCTGCCGCCCTGCGTCTGCCCTGCCCTGCGTCCGCTGCGACGGGCGCGCCGTCCATATCGGGCTCAAGCGCCCCTGACGCTGTCCCTGGCAGGAGCGGCTAA
- a CDS encoding site-specific recombinase, with product MFRYLTTFIKKWRASRNSSHQLDALLAIADKNAPYAERSEWLVELAHWLHRGGALQTDTPESDANASRPIPAHTRVRYLLHVLERNPAWQANVAGILRALLRESDSLSLLCDSGMPVHSGFFGALSERFQSALIPPAPNRRDLTAIFTLMFTSEQDAEWIAALPADLLARIRDLFDYHAPGDEPGKASGFAFDLLAALHNLTCQISSTGLSHIVRSRLSNAEAHTPPEKQPFYRLTRAMLAVEAAHEAVAEGAEPGRLLHEVNYLRVLLDQCRVAIDNVFSHLYQNGVSVDIVFQVERMRMRIQRAEHLLDTWMAADDLHAHARLTAELIRANYASQSVAHLLRSNFSLLARKVVEYSADTGEHYIARDRAEYLKMLRMAAGGGLVTVVTVCVKFAITGAHLQSMIEGLLAGINYAASFLLMHFLHFSLATKQPAMTAPTLARELDGAGTPEGVESFVSSVIALIRTQAAAILGNVLLVFPVCLGVQLLWHGMFQSDLISPEKAHATLHSFSLLGPTPLYAALTGVLLWSSSLLAGWADNWFVLHRVGDALAYNRRLRLTLGAAGAARLAQFCRSNIAGVAGNISLGLMLGLVPAILTAFAFTFEVRHVTLSSGSVGIALGVLGKSALHQPELWWAAAGIGSMAILNVAVSFALAFYMAVRSRDLRRAYVRSLRGAVWRRIFQHPLDLVWPVRRNREGS from the coding sequence ATGTTTCGTTACCTCACGACTTTCATCAAAAAATGGCGGGCGTCGCGCAACAGCAGCCATCAACTCGATGCCCTGCTGGCCATCGCCGATAAAAATGCCCCTTACGCGGAACGCAGTGAATGGCTCGTCGAACTCGCTCACTGGCTGCATCGCGGCGGCGCACTCCAGACCGATACCCCGGAATCGGACGCTAACGCCTCGCGGCCGATCCCCGCTCACACGCGCGTGCGCTATCTGCTGCATGTGCTGGAGCGCAATCCGGCGTGGCAGGCCAACGTCGCGGGCATTCTGCGTGCCCTGCTGCGCGAAAGCGATAGCCTCTCGCTGTTGTGCGATTCAGGCATGCCGGTTCATTCAGGGTTTTTCGGCGCGCTCTCCGAGCGCTTCCAGTCCGCACTGATCCCGCCTGCGCCCAACCGGCGTGACCTCACGGCGATCTTCACGCTGATGTTCACCTCTGAGCAGGATGCCGAATGGATCGCCGCACTACCCGCCGATTTGCTCGCGCGTATCCGCGACCTGTTCGACTACCACGCGCCCGGCGATGAGCCGGGCAAAGCCAGCGGTTTCGCGTTCGACTTGCTGGCCGCGCTACACAATCTCACCTGCCAGATCAGCTCGACCGGCTTGTCGCACATCGTGCGCAGCCGTTTAAGCAACGCCGAGGCGCATACCCCGCCCGAGAAGCAGCCGTTTTACCGCCTCACGCGCGCGATGCTGGCCGTCGAAGCCGCGCATGAGGCCGTCGCGGAAGGCGCGGAACCGGGGCGGCTGCTGCACGAGGTGAACTATCTGCGCGTGTTGCTGGACCAGTGCCGGGTTGCCATCGATAACGTGTTTTCGCATCTGTATCAAAACGGCGTGAGCGTCGACATCGTGTTTCAGGTGGAACGCATGCGCATGCGCATTCAGCGCGCGGAACACTTGCTGGACACCTGGATGGCGGCCGACGATCTGCACGCACACGCCCGCCTCACCGCTGAGCTGATCCGCGCGAATTACGCCAGCCAGAGCGTGGCGCACCTGCTGCGCAGCAATTTCTCGCTGCTGGCGCGCAAGGTGGTTGAATACAGCGCCGATACCGGTGAGCACTACATCGCCCGCGATCGCGCCGAATATCTGAAGATGCTGCGCATGGCGGCCGGAGGCGGCCTCGTCACGGTGGTCACCGTGTGCGTGAAATTCGCCATTACTGGCGCGCACCTGCAATCGATGATCGAAGGGCTGCTGGCGGGCATCAACTACGCCGCCAGTTTCCTGCTGATGCACTTTCTGCATTTCTCGCTCGCCACCAAGCAGCCCGCGATGACCGCCCCGACTCTCGCGCGTGAGCTCGATGGCGCGGGCACGCCGGAGGGCGTCGAGAGTTTCGTGTCATCGGTGATCGCGCTGATCCGCACCCAGGCGGCGGCCATTCTCGGCAATGTGTTGCTGGTGTTTCCGGTGTGTCTCGGTGTGCAACTGCTGTGGCACGGGATGTTTCAAAGCGATCTGATCTCGCCGGAAAAAGCCCACGCGACCTTGCATTCGTTCTCACTGCTGGGCCCCACGCCGCTGTATGCCGCGCTCACCGGCGTGCTGCTGTGGTCGTCGAGCCTGCTGGCGGGCTGGGCCGACAACTGGTTCGTGCTGCATCGGGTCGGCGATGCGCTCGCCTATAACCGGCGGCTGCGCCTGACGCTCGGGGCTGCGGGCGCCGCCCGCCTCGCACAATTTTGCCGCTCGAATATCGCCGGGGTGGCGGGCAATATCAGCCTCGGCCTGATGCTCGGCCTCGTACCCGCGATCCTCACGGCCTTCGCCTTTACCTTCGAAGTGCGCCACGTCACGCTTAGTTCCGGCTCGGTCGGCATCGCGCTGGGCGTGCTGGGCAAAAGCGCGCTGCATCAGCCCGAACTCTGGTGGGCGGCGGCCGGCATCGGCAGCATGGCGATCCTTAACGTCGCGGTGAGCTTCGCGCTCGCCTTTTATATGGCGGTGCGCTCGCGCGATTTGCGGCGCGCCTACGTGCGCTCGCTGCGCGGTGCAGTCTGGCGCCGGATATTCCAGCATCCGCTGGATCTCGTCTGGCCCGTGCGGCGCAACCGCGAAGGCAGCTAG
- a CDS encoding THUMP domain-containing class I SAM-dependent RNA methyltransferase, whose amino-acid sequence MSFDFFIPCPRGLEATLAAELGEIAARYLSGAPFTPGAQVPGGVHFRGGWAAGMAANLHSRIASRVLLKIAQRPYRSEQDIYAFALEQRWEQWFSARETLRVDVTAIKSPLRSLEFTTLRIKDAICDRLRDVSGARPSIDTSTPDVRVFAFLTATECTLYLDTSGDPLFKRGWRLDKGAAPLRENLAAGILRLTGWQAGTPLYDPMCGSGTFLAEAAQVALGIAPGAERNFGFEKLKQYDAPAWKSLKNAALETKRAARVSQADLQIFGSDISGDMLDKARANFARAGLPVIPLKQVDARGMTPPTSTPGILVANPPYGERIEVRGRNARGELRESQAGRESRGAENFQRVHEEAPDAEFFQLLGDSLKQRFTGWHAFILTSDRKLPGLLRLRESTKTPLFNGALECRLFRFDLIAGSVRQRPA is encoded by the coding sequence ATGTCCTTCGATTTTTTTATTCCCTGCCCGCGCGGCCTTGAAGCGACGCTCGCCGCCGAGCTCGGCGAAATCGCCGCGCGGTATTTGTCCGGCGCCCCCTTTACGCCTGGCGCGCAAGTGCCCGGTGGGGTGCATTTTCGCGGCGGCTGGGCAGCAGGGATGGCGGCCAACCTGCATTCGCGCATTGCCAGCCGGGTGCTGCTGAAAATCGCGCAACGCCCCTATCGCAGCGAACAGGACATCTACGCCTTCGCGCTCGAACAGCGCTGGGAGCAATGGTTTTCCGCACGCGAAACCTTGCGTGTCGATGTCACCGCGATCAAATCGCCGTTGCGCAGCCTCGAATTCACCACGCTGCGCATCAAGGACGCGATCTGCGACCGGCTGCGCGACGTCAGCGGCGCGCGGCCCAGCATCGACACCAGCACGCCTGATGTCCGCGTCTTCGCCTTCCTCACGGCGACCGAATGCACGCTCTATCTCGACACCTCAGGCGACCCGCTCTTCAAGCGCGGCTGGCGCCTCGACAAAGGCGCGGCGCCGCTGCGCGAGAACCTCGCGGCCGGCATCCTGCGTCTGACCGGCTGGCAGGCCGGCACGCCGCTGTATGACCCGATGTGCGGCAGCGGCACCTTCCTCGCGGAAGCCGCCCAGGTCGCGCTGGGGATCGCGCCGGGGGCGGAACGGAATTTCGGTTTCGAAAAACTCAAGCAATACGACGCGCCCGCGTGGAAATCGCTGAAAAACGCCGCCCTCGAAACAAAACGCGCAGCGCGTGTTTCGCAGGCCGATCTGCAGATTTTTGGCAGCGATATTTCCGGCGACATGCTCGACAAGGCACGCGCCAATTTCGCCCGTGCGGGCTTGCCTGTGATTCCGCTCAAGCAGGTTGACGCGCGTGGCATGACACCGCCCACTTCAACCCCCGGCATCCTGGTGGCCAATCCGCCGTATGGCGAGCGCATCGAGGTACGGGGGCGCAATGCGCGCGGCGAGCTGCGCGAGAGCCAGGCAGGACGTGAAAGCCGCGGTGCGGAGAACTTTCAGCGGGTGCATGAAGAAGCGCCCGATGCCGAGTTTTTTCAGTTGCTGGGCGACTCGCTCAAGCAGCGTTTTACGGGCTGGCACGCGTTTATCCTGACATCGGACCGCAAGCTTCCTGGCCTGCTGCGTCTGCGTGAATCGACCAAAACACCGCTCTTCAATGGCGCGCTCGAATGCCGTCTGTTCCGCTTCGATTTGATCGCGGGCAGCGTGCGGCAACGGCCTGCCTAA